A genomic segment from Epinephelus fuscoguttatus linkage group LG17, E.fuscoguttatus.final_Chr_v1 encodes:
- the fhl3b gene encoding four and a half LIM domains protein 3b, with protein MSDQLDCKNCNESLCGRKYIQVEEKPHCIPCYDRLYANTCQECKEVISHNAKELFYENRYYHAHCFRCFRCDRSLADEPFTSQEDGLVCSDCYCNEFSSKCVSCDKTVMPGSRLLEYSGSTWHEDCFLCHSCEKPIGAEAFIPDNNSYYCVPCYEGRVAPQCSHCKKALTKGGVTYKDEVWHKECFLCTGCKAPLAGQPFTSQGESPYCVKCFSSLYAKKCAGCNTAITGFGDGKYVSFEDRQWHQPCFKCSRCSVSLVGSGFFPDRDQILCTDCNNDD; from the exons atgagTGACCAGTTGGACTGCAAAAACTGCAACGAGTCCCTGTGTGGACGCAAATACATCCAGGTGGAGGAAAAGCCTCACTGCATCCCCTGCTACGACCGCCTGTACGCCAACACCTGCCAGGAATGTAAAGAAGTCATCAGCCATAATGCAAAG gaGCTTTTCTACGAGAACAGATATTACCACGCGCACTGCTTTCGCTGTTTCCGCTGCGACCGCTCTCTGGCAGACGAGCCCTTCACTAGCCAGGAGGACGGGCTGGTGTGCAGCGACTGCTACTGCAATGAGTTCTCCTCCAAATGTGTGTCCTGCGACAAGACGGTCATGCCAG GGTCAAGGCTGTTGGAGTACAGCGGCTCCACGTGGCACGAGGACTGTTTTCTCTGTCACAGCTGTGAGAAGCCGATTGGCGCCGAGGCCTTCATCCCGGACAACAACAGCTACTACTGTGTGCCGTGCTATGAGGGCAGGGTTGCTCCCCAGTGCAGCCACTGCAAAAAG GCTCTGACTAAAGGAGGGGTGACCTACAAGGATGAGGTGTGGCACAAAGAGTGTTTTCTCTGCACAGGCTGCAAAGCTCCGCTGGCTGGCCAACCCTTCACCTCACAGGGGGAGAGTCCATACTGTGTCAAGTGTTTCAGCAGCCTGTATGCCAAAAAGTGTGCTGGATGCAACACGGCCATCACAG GGTTTGGAGATGGGAAGTATGTTTCCTTTGAGGACCGGCAGTGGCACCAGCCGTGCTTTAAGTGTTCGCGCTGCTCTGTGTCGCTGGTGGGCTCCGGCTTCTTCCCCGACCGCGACCAGATTCTGTGTACAGACTGCAACAACGATGACTGA